One Deltaproteobacteria bacterium DNA window includes the following coding sequences:
- a CDS encoding amidohydrolase: MQDSKQKQFAMDAVQENGNNIALLGDNIFYFAELGMQEFRTTELMTEILEQAGFEIERNISGIPTAFIATYGSGKPVVALHTEFDATPSSSQMPGVAEQKAIVDGAPGHTEGHNVNAAVMIGAAVAVKKTMEQFDIQGTLRVYGAPAEEQLVSRPYFVRDGYFKDVDVALHDHIGSNLGTVYGLRQYALISAEFTFKGESAHAATSPWNARDALDAAVLMDIGWDKLREHLEPSQRSHRVISNGGDQPNVIPNTSTIWWFFREATAEKARALFEKAKRVAQGAATMTDTSYSVNVLSAVAPTRCNRVLAEVIQNNIEAVGMPQWSESEQKLVTDLQTKVNVKPTGMPNQVAPLREAVQSVSANDSGDVCWVVPSGVVNFPSNIPGIAYHHWGAGVSLATTVAHKGAVVGAKTMAASAIDLLMDPELVARAKETFKEEIGGVEYRPLLPDDQQPPLELNRGIMERYRSAMEAHYPKEKPAFS, from the coding sequence CACGGAGCTCATGACCGAGATCCTGGAGCAGGCGGGCTTCGAGATCGAGCGGAACATCTCGGGGATTCCCACGGCGTTCATCGCCACCTACGGGTCGGGCAAGCCGGTGGTGGCGCTGCACACGGAGTTCGACGCCACGCCATCGAGCTCGCAGATGCCGGGGGTGGCGGAGCAGAAGGCCATCGTGGACGGGGCGCCGGGTCACACCGAGGGGCACAACGTCAACGCCGCGGTGATGATCGGCGCGGCGGTGGCGGTCAAGAAGACCATGGAGCAGTTCGACATCCAGGGGACGCTGCGGGTGTACGGCGCCCCGGCCGAGGAGCAGCTCGTGAGCCGGCCGTACTTCGTGCGCGACGGCTACTTCAAGGACGTGGACGTGGCGCTGCACGACCACATCGGCTCCAACCTGGGAACCGTCTACGGCCTGCGGCAGTACGCGCTCATCTCCGCGGAGTTCACCTTCAAGGGCGAGAGCGCCCACGCGGCCACCTCTCCCTGGAACGCGCGCGACGCGCTGGACGCGGCGGTGCTGATGGACATCGGCTGGGACAAGCTGCGAGAGCACCTGGAGCCCTCCCAGCGGAGCCACCGGGTCATCAGCAACGGCGGCGACCAGCCCAACGTCATCCCCAACACCTCCACCATCTGGTGGTTCTTCCGCGAGGCCACCGCGGAGAAGGCGCGCGCGCTTTTCGAGAAGGCCAAGCGTGTCGCCCAGGGCGCGGCCACCATGACCGACACCTCCTATTCGGTGAACGTGCTCAGCGCGGTGGCGCCGACCCGCTGCAACCGGGTGCTGGCGGAAGTGATCCAGAACAACATCGAGGCCGTGGGCATGCCGCAATGGAGCGAGTCCGAGCAGAAGCTCGTCACCGACCTGCAGACCAAGGTCAACGTCAAGCCCACCGGGATGCCCAATCAGGTGGCGCCGCTTCGGGAAGCGGTTCAGTCCGTGTCCGCCAACGACTCGGGCGATGTCTGCTGGGTGGTGCCGTCTGGCGTGGTGAACTTCCCGTCCAACATCCCGGGCATCGCCTACCACCACTGGGGCGCGGGCGTGTCCCTGGCCACAACCGTGGCCCACAAGGGGGCCGTCGTGGGCGCAAAGACCATGGCGGCCTCGGCCATCGACCTGCTGATGGACCCGGAACTGGTGGCGCGGGCCAAGGAGACCTTCAAGGAGGAGATCGGCGGCGTGGAGTACCGGCCGTTGCTGCCCGACGACCAGCAGCCGCCGCTGGAGCTGAACCGCGGCATCATGGAGCGCTACCGCTCGGCCATGGAAGCGCACTATCCCAAGGAGAAGCCGGCATTCAGTTAA